Genomic DNA from Selenomonas sp. oral taxon 126:
CCGTGGTCGTGATCGAAAAGTTTGACTGCTTAAAATTCTCAAGATCATAGGTCGGCGTATATTTGTCCATAATCGGATAAATTTTTCTCTCCAACACCATCATCCTTTCTCTCTCCAACTTTACACCATAATGGTGTAAAAAACAAGACCTCCCCGATCTCGAGGAGGTCTTTCCCTATCATTCATTTTCCCTAAAATACTGCCACGCGTCCATGACATCGAGGAAGGCGCCGTCGAAGCCCGCCGCCATGATCAGATCGAGGTAGGCGTTCGGGCTGCCGTAGAGGAGGTCGTGCCATTCCTGCGACCAGTAGCGTGCCTTGTAGCTGCCCGGCCACGCGGGATTCGGCTCTGCGAGCCAGTGCGGACGCTCATTCTTCCATGTGCTCTGCCAGTAGGGGCGATAGTCTGCCGCCTCGCCGACGCTCATGTAGGAGAGGAGGAGGCGTTGCCCGCCGTTTGCCTTGCGCTTCAGGAGTGCGGTCTCCTCGCGCGTGAGTGGACGGTCGTCATAGTAGAGATCGACAATGAGGAGATCGTAATTCGTCGCGGCGAGCGCGGAGATATAGGATTCGCGCGTCTTGAAATGCGCGGGATTCAGCAGCACGAGGAAGTTCTTCACCTGCCTGAGCTGCGTGACATCGTCCGCATTCTCGTGCATCGGTCGGCGGTCGGGAATCACGTCGAGAAGGCGGTCGCCGCCGTCGGCGACATAGCCCTCCGCCGCGCCCAGTTCCTGCACATGGCGAATCTTCTTGCCCTTTACATAGTCGAGGATAAAGACCTGTTTGCCCGCGAGCAGTGGCTTGCGCAGCATTGCAGCGAGAAACTCATCCGTCTCACTGTCGTTGCGCTCCGCCTTCTCCCCATCCTCCTCATAGCCGGCATAGAAGCGGGACTCCATAAAGAAGCCGTCGAGTGCACGGATGAGGCGCGCAACATTCTCCTCAGAGTTGTCCTCCGTCACCTCGAGCAGCCCCGTGGGACCGTTGCCGACGAGCAGAAAGGACGGCGTACATGCCCGCGCATAGTCGCCAAGCTGCACCGTAAGATCGACCATCGCCGTCTCCGGCACAACGCGTGTCTCTTGCGGATGCTCCTCGGGGGTATGCCCGCAGGCGTGCGGCAGCTGATTGAGACCAAACAGCCCCGCAGCCCCCACGAGAAATGCGGCAACGCCCTTTTTGATCTTCCCCATATGTCCTCCTGTGGTTTACAAGGTCTCCTGATACCAGAGCGTGAATGCCCACCCGTTGTAGCCAAATCCGCCCTCATCGCTGCGGACAAAGCGCTCTGTCTGGAAGGTGAAATTCCTGCGCTCCGAGATCTTCCACTCCAAACCTCCAACGAGGGAGCGGCGACTGAATCCGCCGCCCGTATTGAGCGCAGTACGCAACGGATCAGATGTGTTGTTGACGTGCGCATAGTGCGCCATGATCTGCCATGTGAGTTTGTCCGAGATGCGGTGGCGCAGCCCGAGCCCATAGTACTGCCGCGCGACCGACTGCGAGGCAATACCGCTCGCCG
This window encodes:
- a CDS encoding endo alpha-1,4 polygalactosaminidase; the protein is MGKIKKGVAAFLVGAAGLFGLNQLPHACGHTPEEHPQETRVVPETAMVDLTVQLGDYARACTPSFLLVGNGPTGLLEVTEDNSEENVARLIRALDGFFMESRFYAGYEEDGEKAERNDSETDEFLAAMLRKPLLAGKQVFILDYVKGKKIRHVQELGAAEGYVADGGDRLLDVIPDRRPMHENADDVTQLRQVKNFLVLLNPAHFKTRESYISALAATNYDLLIVDLYYDDRPLTREETALLKRKANGGQRLLLSYMSVGEAADYRPYWQSTWKNERPHWLAEPNPAWPGSYKARYWSQEWHDLLYGSPNAYLDLIMAAGFDGAFLDVMDAWQYFRENE